One Flavobacterium sp. 90 DNA segment encodes these proteins:
- a CDS encoding heavy metal-associated domain-containing protein, which translates to MKFTKIVASLAIAGLIFVSCKKEEDKNLANIKPIEAAAKEHKAIAAENVQTASFEIEGMTCAMGCAKTIEKELSNLDGVEKATVDFDKKTATVVFDKTVLNQDNLTKTVQATGDGKTYKVSNIKS; encoded by the coding sequence ATGAAATTCACAAAAATCGTAGCGTCATTAGCAATTGCAGGTTTAATATTTGTAAGCTGCAAAAAAGAAGAAGATAAAAATCTAGCCAATATAAAACCGATTGAAGCAGCTGCAAAAGAACACAAAGCAATCGCTGCGGAAAATGTACAAACTGCAAGTTTCGAAATCGAAGGAATGACTTGTGCAATGGGATGTGCAAAAACAATCGAAAAAGAATTATCGAATCTTGACGGAGTAGAAAAAGCAACTGTTGATTTTGATAAAAAAACTGCAACTGTAGTCTTTGACAAAACGGTTTTAAATCAAGATAATCTAACCAAAACAGTTCAGGCAACTGGTGACGGAAAAACTTATAAAGTTTCGAATATTAAATCGTAA
- a CDS encoding EamA family transporter — MDAKQLKWAYLLVLSLIWGSSFILIKRGLVGLTAVQVGSFRIIFAALFLLIVGFKSLKKISRRQWKFVAITSLFGTFTPAYLFAIAETEVDSSIVAILNSLTPLNTLVLGIIVFGIQFQKRQVLGVFVGLIGCLLLVLSGASSHPGQNYYYVILVVIATLCYAINVNLIKKYLSDLNSLSITTGNFAVLLLPALIILSTTDITQRISFEATQHSILFVMILGVLGTGIANVLFFKLIQMSSPVFATSVTYLIPIVAFFWGLLDNEMLTPIQFFGAFIILIGVYLSAKK; from the coding sequence ATGGATGCAAAGCAATTAAAATGGGCTTATTTATTGGTTCTTTCGCTAATCTGGGGAAGTTCTTTTATTTTAATCAAAAGAGGATTAGTAGGCTTAACTGCAGTACAGGTTGGTTCATTCCGAATTATTTTTGCAGCACTATTTTTGTTGATTGTAGGTTTTAAAAGTTTGAAGAAAATTTCGCGACGCCAATGGAAGTTTGTTGCGATAACATCTCTTTTTGGAACTTTTACTCCCGCATATCTTTTTGCTATTGCAGAAACCGAAGTTGATAGTTCAATCGTAGCTATTTTAAATTCGCTTACGCCTTTAAATACTTTAGTTCTGGGAATTATTGTTTTTGGAATCCAATTTCAAAAGCGTCAGGTTCTGGGAGTTTTCGTCGGATTAATTGGGTGTTTATTGTTGGTTTTAAGCGGAGCTTCATCACATCCCGGACAAAATTATTATTATGTTATTCTGGTTGTAATTGCAACGCTTTGTTATGCGATAAATGTCAATTTGATCAAGAAATATTTATCCGATTTAAATTCCCTAAGTATTACAACAGGAAATTTTGCTGTTTTGCTTTTACCAGCTTTAATTATCTTAAGTACAACCGATATTACGCAAAGAATAAGTTTTGAAGCAACACAACATTCTATTTTATTCGTAATGATTTTAGGCGTTTTAGGAACCGGAATTGCCAATGTTTTGTTCTTTAAATTAATACAAATGTCATCGCCGGTTTTTGCAACATCGGTAACATATTTAATTCCGATAGTAGCATTTTTCTGGGGATTATTAGATAACGAAATGCTCACGCCAATTCAGTTTTTTGGAGCGTTTATTATTTTGATTGGAGTTTATTTGTCGGCTAAAAAGTAG
- a CDS encoding pitrilysin family protein: MKNSIMMLSAALMLGGVAHAQKVAFEEYNLDNGMHVILHNDPSAPVVITSVMYHVGSKDERPDRTGFAHFFEHLLFEGTENIKRGEWMKIVTANGGVNNANTTDDRTYYYEVFPSNSLELGLWMESERLMHPVINKIGVETQNEVVKEEKRMRYDNQPYGNILPEVKKNMFKNHPYRWTTIGSMKDLDAATLEEFKAFNKKFYTPNNAVLVVAGDFDKTKTKEWIQKYFATIPRGEDVKKQTFVEEPINQTIKATYEDPNIQIPMIVASYRTPSMKTRDARVLDLISSYLSDGKSSKLYKKIVDDKKMALQIGAVGFSQEDYGMYILYGLPMAPNTTADILKEMDEEIVKIQTDLISEKDYQKLQNKFDNNFVNANASVEGIAENLASYYLLYGDVNLINTEIDLYHSITREEIREVAKKYLNPNQRLILDYIPSTKAQN; this comes from the coding sequence ATGAAAAATTCAATAATGATGTTAAGTGCAGCACTTATGCTCGGCGGAGTAGCTCATGCTCAAAAGGTAGCTTTTGAAGAATACAATTTAGATAACGGTATGCATGTTATTTTGCATAACGATCCATCGGCTCCAGTTGTGATAACCTCAGTAATGTATCACGTAGGTTCAAAAGATGAGCGTCCTGATCGTACAGGCTTTGCGCATTTCTTTGAGCATTTATTATTTGAAGGAACAGAAAATATAAAACGTGGTGAATGGATGAAAATCGTTACTGCCAACGGAGGTGTAAATAATGCCAACACAACAGACGACAGAACATATTATTATGAAGTTTTTCCATCAAACAGTTTAGAACTTGGTTTATGGATGGAATCTGAGCGATTAATGCATCCTGTAATTAATAAAATTGGAGTTGAGACTCAAAATGAAGTTGTCAAAGAAGAAAAAAGAATGCGTTACGACAATCAGCCTTACGGGAATATCCTTCCTGAGGTGAAAAAGAACATGTTCAAAAATCACCCGTATCGATGGACAACTATCGGTTCTATGAAAGATCTTGATGCAGCAACTCTGGAAGAATTTAAAGCTTTCAATAAAAAGTTTTATACTCCAAATAATGCTGTTTTAGTAGTTGCAGGAGATTTCGACAAAACCAAAACTAAAGAATGGATTCAGAAATATTTTGCTACAATCCCAAGAGGTGAAGATGTCAAAAAACAAACTTTTGTTGAAGAACCAATTAATCAAACTATAAAAGCAACTTACGAAGATCCGAATATTCAGATTCCAATGATTGTTGCTTCTTATAGAACGCCTTCAATGAAAACGAGAGATGCAAGAGTTCTTGATTTAATCTCTTCTTATTTAAGTGATGGAAAAAGTTCTAAATTGTACAAAAAAATAGTTGACGACAAAAAAATGGCGCTTCAAATTGGTGCTGTTGGATTTAGTCAGGAAGATTACGGAATGTACATTTTGTATGGTTTGCCAATGGCTCCAAACACTACAGCAGACATTTTGAAAGAAATGGACGAAGAAATCGTAAAAATCCAAACCGATTTGATTTCTGAAAAAGATTACCAAAAATTACAAAACAAATTCGATAATAATTTTGTGAATGCAAATGCAAGCGTTGAAGGAATTGCTGAAAACCTGGCTTCTTATTATTTACTTTATGGAGATGTAAATCTTATTAATACTGAGATTGATCTTTACCACTCTATTACAAGAGAAGAAATTAGAGAAGTAGCCAAAAAGTATTTAAATCCTAACCAACGTTTAATTTTAGATTACATTCCATCAACTAAAGCTCAAAACTAA
- a CDS encoding VOC family protein has product MDLKFSHIDILVNDLQVACDYYTKIFKAEISKTFTWERDELHVTYAVVKMGQERFMLVQPFSGNLKDLLDTKGEGTIYRHCYSTQDIEATFDELITSGVQPEDENGNAISKEDLNSPSGVRIIWLPKRFGEFSIEILEDAGLQEFINEAFSAS; this is encoded by the coding sequence ATGGATCTTAAATTTAGTCATATAGATATTTTAGTTAACGACCTGCAAGTTGCCTGCGACTATTATACAAAAATCTTTAAAGCCGAGATTTCAAAAACTTTCACTTGGGAACGAGACGAATTGCATGTTACATATGCTGTTGTAAAAATGGGTCAGGAACGTTTTATGCTTGTTCAGCCTTTCTCCGGAAACCTAAAAGATTTATTAGATACAAAAGGCGAAGGAACAATTTATCGCCATTGTTATTCAACTCAGGATATCGAAGCTACTTTTGACGAATTAATCACTTCTGGCGTTCAACCGGAAGATGAGAACGGAAATGCCATATCAAAAGAAGATCTTAACTCGCCAAGTGGCGTTAGAATTATCTGGCTTCCAAAACGTTTTGGAGAATTTTCGATTGAAATACTTGAAGATGCAGGACTTCAGGAATTTATAAACGAGGCTTTTTCAGCTTCCTAA
- the rplU gene encoding 50S ribosomal protein L21 — translation MYAIVEIAGQQFKVSKDLKVYVNRLANEEGSKISFDKVLLLDDNGNVTLGAPAIEGASVEAKVLQHLKGDKVIVFKKKRRKGYKKRNGHRQYLTQIVIEGITAAGGTKKAAAKKAVVAEEVATEEVEAPKVKKAAAPKAKKEATKE, via the coding sequence ATGTATGCAATCGTAGAGATAGCAGGGCAACAATTCAAAGTAAGCAAAGACTTAAAGGTTTATGTTAACCGTTTGGCTAATGAAGAAGGTTCAAAAATTTCTTTTGACAAAGTTCTTTTATTAGACGATAATGGAAATGTAACTTTAGGCGCCCCAGCTATAGAAGGTGCTTCAGTAGAAGCTAAAGTGTTACAACACTTAAAAGGAGATAAAGTTATCGTTTTCAAAAAGAAAAGAAGAAAAGGATACAAAAAGAGAAATGGTCACAGACAATATCTTACTCAAATTGTAATTGAAGGTATTACTGCAGCAGGAGGAACTAAAAAAGCAGCAGCTAAAAAAGCAGTTGTGGCAGAAGAAGTAGCTACTGAAGAAGTAGAAGCTCCTAAAGTAAAAAAAGCAGCAGCTCCAAAAGCAAAAAAAGAAGCTACTAAAGAATAA
- a CDS encoding pitrilysin family protein, with translation MKKIHTFLILLFLTGIMQAQDRPQPKPGNSPVVNIKKPQTFVLANGMKVLVVENHKLPRVSFNLTLDNAPFTEGNKKGVDELTSSLIGNGTKKTTKEAFNEEIDFYGASINFTSSGAYASSLSKYSGRVLELLAEGALQPNFTQTEFDKEKAKLLEGLKADEKSVPAIANRVVDVLAFGKNNPSGEYISEETVKNVTLTDVQTNYATYFVPENAYLVVIGDIKFKETKAAVEKLFGGWKKQSAPKNTYPNPENVSKLQIDFVDVPNAVQSEISLVNTVNLKMSDPDFFPAVIANQILGGDFNSYLNMNLREQHAWTYGASSSIGTGKYTTKFKASSAVRNTVTDSAVVQFIKEIKRIRTEKVSEDVLKNVKAGYIGRFVMQVEKPQTVARYALNIETEKLPADFYEKYIQTINNVTADDILRVANKYFLLDNMRIVIVGKGSDVIAGLEKTQVPIFYFDRFGNSVEKPATTKEVPAGVTAKTVFENYLKAIGGEKAVSTVKTLAMNGSTTIPQAPTPLSFTSKLDSKGKMMVSLAMGTMNLMKQVVNEKGAYIEQQGQRKNLEGADLAEMKASAAPFEELQLVKRTDLKVDRIEPVNGNDAYAIKEGKTTYFYDVKSGLKVAESKVREQAGKSTTQITNFNDYKEVKGIKVPFNIVQNVGFELDIKMSDIKINEGVSEADFL, from the coding sequence ATGAAAAAAATACATACATTTTTAATCCTTTTATTCCTGACTGGAATTATGCAAGCACAAGATCGACCACAACCAAAACCTGGAAATTCACCCGTAGTCAACATCAAAAAACCGCAAACTTTTGTTTTGGCAAACGGCATGAAAGTTTTGGTAGTTGAAAATCATAAATTACCTCGTGTAAGCTTCAATCTTACTTTAGACAACGCTCCTTTTACAGAAGGAAACAAAAAAGGTGTTGATGAATTAACAAGTAGTCTAATTGGTAACGGAACTAAAAAAACCACGAAAGAAGCTTTCAACGAAGAGATCGACTTTTATGGCGCAAGCATCAATTTCACCTCTTCTGGTGCTTATGCAAGTTCACTTTCTAAATATTCAGGACGTGTTTTAGAGCTTTTAGCCGAAGGTGCTTTACAGCCAAATTTTACTCAAACAGAATTTGACAAAGAAAAAGCAAAACTACTTGAAGGGCTTAAAGCCGATGAAAAAAGCGTTCCTGCAATTGCAAATCGTGTTGTTGATGTTCTTGCCTTTGGAAAAAATAATCCATCAGGAGAATATATTTCTGAAGAAACTGTAAAAAATGTTACTCTTACAGATGTTCAGACAAATTATGCAACATATTTTGTACCTGAAAACGCTTATTTAGTTGTTATTGGAGATATTAAATTCAAAGAAACAAAAGCTGCAGTAGAAAAACTTTTTGGAGGTTGGAAAAAACAATCTGCTCCAAAAAACACTTATCCAAATCCGGAGAACGTATCTAAACTTCAAATTGATTTTGTAGATGTTCCAAATGCGGTTCAATCTGAAATTTCATTGGTTAATACTGTGAATTTAAAAATGAGCGATCCTGATTTTTTCCCTGCCGTAATTGCAAATCAAATTTTAGGAGGAGATTTCAATAGTTATTTAAATATGAATTTACGCGAACAACACGCCTGGACATACGGCGCAAGTTCAAGCATTGGAACTGGAAAATATACGACTAAATTCAAAGCTTCATCTGCTGTTAGAAATACTGTTACTGATAGTGCTGTTGTTCAATTTATAAAAGAAATCAAAAGAATCAGAACTGAAAAAGTTTCTGAAGATGTTCTAAAAAATGTAAAAGCCGGATACATTGGCCGATTTGTAATGCAGGTCGAAAAACCACAAACTGTTGCTCGTTACGCTTTAAACATTGAAACAGAAAAACTTCCTGCTGATTTCTACGAAAAGTACATTCAAACTATAAACAATGTTACTGCTGATGATATTCTTCGTGTAGCCAACAAATATTTCTTATTAGATAATATGAGAATTGTGATTGTTGGAAAAGGTTCTGATGTTATTGCTGGTTTAGAAAAAACTCAAGTTCCGATTTTCTACTTTGACAGATTCGGAAATTCGGTTGAAAAACCCGCTACTACAAAAGAAGTTCCTGCTGGAGTTACCGCAAAAACTGTTTTTGAAAATTACCTAAAAGCAATTGGTGGAGAAAAAGCAGTTTCGACTGTAAAAACACTAGCAATGAACGGTTCAACAACGATTCCACAAGCTCCAACTCCTTTGTCTTTTACGTCTAAATTAGATTCTAAAGGAAAAATGATGGTTTCTCTCGCTATGGGAACAATGAATTTAATGAAGCAAGTTGTTAACGAAAAAGGCGCTTATATTGAACAACAAGGACAACGCAAAAACCTTGAAGGTGCTGATCTTGCCGAAATGAAAGCAAGCGCTGCTCCATTTGAGGAATTACAACTTGTAAAAAGAACAGACTTAAAAGTAGACAGAATCGAGCCTGTAAATGGTAACGACGCTTATGCTATAAAAGAAGGCAAAACGACTTATTTCTACGATGTAAAATCAGGATTAAAAGTAGCCGAATCTAAAGTTCGTGAACAAGCCGGAAAATCAACTACACAAATAACAAACTTCAATGATTATAAAGAAGTAAAAGGCATAAAAGTTCCTTTTAATATCGTTCAAAATGTAGGTTTTGAATTAGATATTAAAATGTCTGATATTAAGATCAACGAAGGAGTTTCTGAAGCAGATTTTTTGTAG
- a CDS encoding tRNA-(ms[2]io[6]A)-hydroxylase, whose amino-acid sequence MLGLKLATDPRWVNIVESNIEEILTDHAWCEQKAASNAISLVTYNSELEELVTEMLVIAREELEHLQMVHDIIKKRGLTLGRERKDHYVNELFKFMKKDGSRKDALCDRLLFSAMIEARSCERFKVLSENIKDEELAKFYRDLMISEAGHYTTFLGFARKYTDNIDIDKRWKEWIEYEGSIITNYGKSETVHG is encoded by the coding sequence ATGTTAGGATTAAAATTAGCTACAGACCCGCGTTGGGTAAATATTGTGGAGTCGAATATCGAAGAGATTTTAACAGATCACGCTTGGTGTGAGCAAAAAGCAGCTTCAAATGCAATAAGTTTAGTTACTTACAATTCTGAATTAGAAGAATTAGTAACAGAAATGCTTGTGATTGCAAGAGAAGAATTAGAGCATTTGCAAATGGTGCATGATATTATCAAAAAAAGAGGTTTGACATTGGGACGCGAAAGAAAAGATCATTATGTAAATGAGCTTTTTAAATTCATGAAGAAAGACGGAAGCCGTAAAGACGCACTTTGTGATCGTTTATTGTTCTCAGCAATGATCGAAGCCAGAAGTTGTGAGCGTTTTAAAGTACTTTCAGAAAATATAAAAGACGAAGAATTGGCAAAATTCTATCGTGATTTAATGATTTCTGAAGCAGGACATTATACTACTTTTTTAGGATTTGCAAGAAAATATACCGACAATATAGATATTGATAAACGCTGGAAAGAATGGATTGAATACGAAGGTTCTATTATTACCAATTACGGAAAAAGCGAAACCGTACACGGATAA
- a CDS encoding AsmA-like C-terminal region-containing protein: MSANKTKSILLKTAKYLGITFVVIIGLLFLTPIVFADKIKEQIKKTANEKLSAELNYSDVSVSFFQHFPSLTLTLSDLNLNGSAPYTNEKFITAKEVSFGINVASLVFSKEVKIDQIYLSNSFINVKVNEKGEANYNIYKSSSQAETSKDSSETALKLEKIEILNSKIIYDDKSTKVHFDAFGFDYLGKGDLNQAVFDLYSKAKIEKLNIVYEGEPYLMNKKVDADLITKVNVNSLSFFFEQNNLKINQLLVDFKGKFNFLKDGYNMDFVIKSDNSDLHDVFTAFPPKYITWLSKTELKGNTNLLFTLKGDYIASQKIAPDLNLDVKIDSGFVNYNKSAFPVSNLNLEVKTTVPSLNPDLAIVDAKNLSLNINKDYLKSKFYVKGVNTPDINADFKANIDLGKLMQALGIPNVVLKGNLAGDVKANGIFDPKKKILPVTNGVINLENGYLKTPYYPNPITNITIKSKIENQKGTFADLKVSLKPTQFTFEGKPVFVEADLSNFNDLTYDIKAKGELDVNKIYKVFSQKGLDLDGFVKADLVLKGKQSDAEKGNYRKLYNKGTLELRNIGIASEYLPKKFVIKEGIFKINQDKMSFNNFLAAYGQSDFKMNGYLQNVFNYITTNTGVLRGSFKVTSRYINVDEFMSSTPANTSVTETKTEIQPQAQPVQKGVIIIPANLNLNFTANAQKVNFDKLNLQNAVGNLSMNKGKLSMQNTGFNLIGCAVSMNANYQAVTPKKANFDYAVKASDFDIKRAYNEIEVFRKMASAAEKAQGIVSVDYQLKGRLNANMDPVYPSLVGGGTLSVKDVKVRGLKMFSAVSKETNTESIKNPDVSKVDIKTTIKNNIITVERFKFKFAGFRPRIEGTTSLDGKLNLKMRLGLPPLGIFGIPLTVTGTQNSPKVKVGRKTNDLEETKDTEE, from the coding sequence ATGTCTGCAAACAAAACTAAGTCCATTTTATTAAAAACGGCTAAATATTTAGGAATCACTTTTGTTGTTATTATAGGATTACTATTCCTTACTCCTATTGTTTTTGCTGATAAAATTAAGGAGCAAATCAAGAAAACGGCAAATGAAAAACTTAGTGCAGAATTAAATTATTCTGATGTTTCTGTTTCGTTTTTTCAGCATTTTCCTTCTCTGACTTTAACTTTAAGTGATTTAAATCTTAACGGATCTGCTCCATATACAAATGAAAAATTCATCACTGCAAAAGAAGTTTCTTTTGGAATAAATGTAGCAAGTTTAGTTTTTAGCAAAGAGGTAAAAATCGACCAGATTTACTTGTCTAATTCCTTCATTAACGTAAAAGTAAATGAAAAAGGTGAAGCAAACTACAACATTTACAAATCATCTTCTCAAGCCGAAACTTCTAAAGATAGCTCTGAAACTGCTTTGAAACTGGAAAAAATCGAGATATTAAACAGCAAAATAATCTACGATGACAAATCTACTAAAGTTCATTTTGACGCTTTTGGATTTGATTATTTAGGAAAAGGAGATTTAAACCAAGCTGTTTTTGACTTGTATTCAAAAGCCAAAATTGAAAAATTAAATATTGTTTACGAAGGTGAACCTTATTTAATGAACAAAAAAGTTGACGCTGATTTGATTACCAAAGTAAACGTAAACTCATTATCTTTCTTTTTTGAACAAAATAACTTAAAAATCAATCAGCTTTTAGTAGATTTTAAAGGAAAATTCAACTTCCTGAAAGACGGTTATAATATGGATTTTGTCATAAAATCAGACAACAGTGATTTGCATGATGTTTTTACTGCTTTTCCACCAAAATATATTACCTGGCTTTCTAAAACCGAATTAAAAGGAAATACTAATTTACTTTTTACCTTAAAAGGAGATTATATTGCATCACAAAAAATAGCACCAGATCTTAATCTGGATGTAAAAATAGACAGCGGATTTGTCAATTATAACAAAAGTGCTTTTCCGGTTTCTAATCTTAATTTAGAAGTTAAAACAACGGTTCCTTCCTTAAATCCGGATCTCGCAATTGTTGATGCCAAAAATCTGTCTTTAAACATCAATAAAGATTATTTAAAATCGAAATTCTACGTAAAAGGAGTGAATACTCCGGATATTAATGCTGATTTTAAAGCTAATATTGATCTTGGAAAATTAATGCAGGCACTTGGGATTCCAAATGTTGTATTGAAAGGAAATTTAGCCGGAGATGTAAAAGCAAATGGAATATTTGATCCGAAAAAGAAAATCCTCCCAGTTACAAATGGAGTTATCAATTTGGAAAATGGCTATTTAAAAACTCCTTATTATCCAAATCCAATCACAAATATTACCATAAAATCTAAGATTGAGAATCAAAAAGGAACTTTTGCAGATCTAAAAGTTAGCCTGAAACCAACTCAATTTACCTTTGAAGGAAAACCTGTTTTTGTTGAAGCTGATCTTAGCAACTTCAACGATTTAACTTATGATATTAAGGCAAAAGGAGAATTAGACGTTAATAAAATCTATAAAGTTTTCTCTCAAAAAGGACTTGATCTTGATGGTTTCGTAAAAGCCGATTTAGTTTTGAAAGGCAAACAAAGTGACGCCGAAAAAGGAAATTATCGCAAACTTTACAACAAAGGAACTCTTGAACTTCGAAACATTGGTATAGCATCAGAATATCTTCCAAAGAAATTCGTGATTAAAGAAGGTATATTTAAAATCAATCAGGATAAAATGTCATTCAATAACTTTTTGGCTGCTTATGGCCAATCAGATTTCAAAATGAATGGTTACTTACAAAACGTTTTTAACTATATAACTACTAATACAGGAGTTTTAAGAGGTTCTTTTAAAGTTACATCACGATATATTAATGTTGATGAATTTATGTCAAGCACTCCGGCAAATACTTCTGTTACAGAAACAAAAACAGAAATTCAACCGCAGGCTCAACCTGTACAAAAAGGAGTTATTATTATCCCAGCCAATTTGAATTTGAATTTTACAGCAAATGCTCAAAAAGTAAATTTTGACAAATTAAATCTTCAAAATGCTGTTGGAAATCTAAGCATGAACAAAGGAAAATTGAGCATGCAAAACACTGGTTTTAATTTAATTGGTTGTGCTGTTTCTATGAATGCTAATTATCAGGCTGTAACGCCTAAAAAAGCAAATTTCGATTACGCCGTTAAAGCTTCTGATTTTGACATCAAGAGAGCCTATAATGAGATTGAGGTTTTTAGAAAAATGGCAAGCGCTGCCGAAAAAGCACAAGGAATTGTTTCTGTAGATTATCAATTAAAAGGTCGTTTAAACGCAAATATGGATCCCGTTTATCCATCACTTGTTGGCGGCGGAACTCTTTCTGTGAAAGACGTAAAAGTAAGAGGACTAAAAATGTTTAGTGCGGTAAGTAAAGAAACCAATACCGAATCTATAAAAAATCCTGATGTATCAAAAGTTGACATAAAAACTACAATCAAGAACAATATAATTACCGTAGAACGCTTTAAATTTAAATTTGCAGGCTTTAGACCAAGAATCGAAGGAACAACAAGTTTAGACGGAAAACTGAACTTAAAAATGCGTTTAGGCTTACCTCCTCTTGGAATATTCGGAATTCCTTTAACTGTTACAGGAACTCAAAATAGTCCAAAAGTAAAAGTCGGAAGAAAAACTAATGATTTAGAAGAGACAAAAGATACTGAGGAATAA
- the gldD gene encoding gliding motility lipoprotein GldD, with the protein MLKRLFSVATILLTLTVLSCKDDVVPKPSSFLRLDYPEAKYVNFANNCPFSFEMNESAVIKGEKDCGFAITYPKMKATIYLTYKPVNGDINKLLKDAQKLTYEHVIKADDILEQPYLNPQKKVYGMFYQVDGNAATNSQFYVTDSTKHFITGSVYFYAKPNFDSVMPAASYIKNDMQRLMETLKWK; encoded by the coding sequence ATGCTTAAAAGATTATTTTCGGTAGCGACAATTTTACTAACATTAACCGTTTTGAGTTGTAAAGATGATGTGGTGCCAAAACCGTCAAGTTTCTTGCGCTTAGATTATCCCGAAGCAAAGTATGTGAATTTTGCGAACAATTGCCCGTTTAGTTTCGAAATGAACGAAAGTGCGGTTATTAAAGGAGAAAAAGATTGTGGATTTGCAATTACTTATCCAAAAATGAAAGCGACTATTTATTTGACATATAAGCCAGTAAATGGCGATATTAATAAATTGCTAAAAGACGCTCAGAAATTAACGTATGAGCACGTTATTAAAGCCGATGATATATTAGAACAGCCGTATTTAAACCCACAAAAAAAGGTTTACGGAATGTTTTATCAAGTAGATGGAAACGCGGCTACAAACTCGCAATTTTATGTTACAGACAGCACAAAACATTTTATAACAGGATCGGTTTATTTTTATGCCAAACCTAATTTTGATTCTGTTATGCCAGCGGCAAGTTATATCAAAAATGATATGCAAAGGCTTATGGAAACTTTGAAGTGGAAATAA
- the rpmA gene encoding 50S ribosomal protein L27: MAHKKGVGSSKNGRESESKRLGVKIFGGQAAIAGNIIVRQRGSKHNPGENVYISKDHTLHARVAGVVKFQKKKDNKSYVSILPFEA, encoded by the coding sequence ATGGCTCACAAGAAAGGTGTCGGTAGTTCGAAGAATGGTAGAGAATCAGAATCAAAACGTTTAGGCGTTAAGATTTTTGGTGGACAAGCTGCTATTGCTGGGAACATCATCGTTAGACAAAGAGGTTCAAAACATAATCCAGGTGAAAACGTTTACATCAGTAAAGATCACACACTACACGCAAGAGTAGCTGGAGTTGTTAAGTTCCAAAAGAAAAAAGATAACAAATCTTATGTATCTATCCTTCCATTCGAAGCATAA